In Phycisphaerae bacterium RAS2, the DNA window CCGCAAGAACCAGGAGGCGATGGATGTCGGCGCCATCGTCGCCTGGCCGGCTCGCAAGCAACCCGAAGAGCTGTCTCCGATTCAGCACGCCATCAACATCCGCTGTGACCGCGGCGATGCTGCTTTCTTTGCCGAGTACCAGAACGACCCGATTCCGGATGAGCAGCCGGCGGAAGACTTGCTCACCGCGGAGCAGATCGCCTCGAAGACCTGCGGCATTGGCCACGGCATTGTGCCCGAGGGAACCGAGTATCTTACGATGTTTATCGACATTCAACAGACGGCATTGTTCTGGCTCGTTGCTGCCTGGGAAGGTGACTTCACGGGTTACGTTGTCGATTACGGCGCAGAGCCGGATCAAAAGGATGCCTACTTCACACTTCGCACGATTCGCCGCAAGTTGCAAATGGTCACGCCGTCGGCCGGCCTTGAAGGCGCCATCTATGCCGGCCTCGAGCGCCTCACCGCGCGCACACTCGGAAGGGAATGGCAGCGAGACGATGGCAGTGTCGCAAGAATCGACCGATGCCTGATCGACGCCAACTGGGGGCAATCCACGGATGTCATTTATCAGTTCTGCCGCCAGTCGGAGTACTCGGCACTCCTGACCCCCAGCCATGGGCGTTATGTCGGTGCATCTTCGTGTCCATTCTCCGATTATCCGAAACGCCCAGGGGAACGCCGTGGACTGAACTGGCTCATACGCCGCGGTGTCGCGCGCAACCGAACGGTGCGGCATATCACGTTTGATACGAACTACTGGAAGTCGTTCATCCAATCACGCTTCGCGGTCCCAATCGGAGATCCCGGGAGCCTTGTTCTATTCGGCCGAAAGCCAGAGCAGCACAGGCTCATTGCGGATCACCTGACCAGCGAGTACCGAGTTAGGACCGAGGGCCGCGGCCGCACCGTTGATGAATGGAAGCTCGGCGCTGACGGCCGCGACAATCACTGGCTCGACTGCATTGTCGGTGCTGCCGTCGCGGCCTCCATGCAGGGCGCGAATCTATTTGGAGCTGAG includes these proteins:
- a CDS encoding Phage terminase large subunit (GpA), producing the protein MIEKIEQAVIHTETFAVAMPRGTGKTTLCIVAVIWAILTGRHAFVFLLAPSGDYAEEAIGNLKTLLVTNDLLLADYPEAVWPIRCIEGEARRCGGQRYYGRLTDIEWGTDRIALATIPGARCSNAIIRVSGLTGGIRGAMHVRPDGTSIRPSLVVVDDPQTDGSARSPTQCRERLSIINGAVLGLAGPGKTVAALMPCTVIRAGDVADHVLDRELNPQWRGERTKMVYEWPTNEALWAEYTRLRKESQRAGGHDESATEFYRKNQEAMDVGAIVAWPARKQPEELSPIQHAINIRCDRGDAAFFAEYQNDPIPDEQPAEDLLTAEQIASKTCGIGHGIVPEGTEYLTMFIDIQQTALFWLVAAWEGDFTGYVVDYGAEPDQKDAYFTLRTIRRKLQMVTPSAGLEGAIYAGLERLTARTLGREWQRDDGSVARIDRCLIDANWGQSTDVIYQFCRQSEYSALLTPSHGRYVGASSCPFSDYPKRPGERRGLNWLIRRGVARNRTVRHITFDTNYWKSFIQSRFAVPIGDPGSLVLFGRKPEQHRLIADHLTSEYRVRTEGRGRTVDEWKLGADGRDNHWLDCIVGAAVAASMQGANLFGAEAQPVVRPKIKLSDIQRSRPMR